Proteins from a single region of Undibacterium sp. KW1:
- a CDS encoding ABC transporter substrate-binding protein → MKATFTKLKVASLAVSAALAGLALNANAQVSGDTVKIGFITDISGLYSDIDGQGGAEAIKMAIADFGGTVLGKKIELVTADHQNKADIAASRAREWFDRDGVDMLIGGTNSGTSLSMSKVAAEKKRIFISIGAGTARLTNEECTANTIHYAYDTVALAKGTGSAVVKQGGKSWYFLTADYAFGASLESDTANVVKANGGTVAGSVKHPLSASDFSSFLLQAQASKAQILGLANAGGDTINAVKAANEFGITKTMKLAGLLMFINDIHSLGLNATQGMYLTDSWYWNQNEEARKWSRRYFEKMKKMPSSLQAADYSATLTYLNAVKAAGTDDTAKVMEKLKAAKVNDIYAKNGYIRGDGSMIHDMYLMQVKTSAESKEPWDYYKVAQTIPGEQAFTTKSESKCSLWK, encoded by the coding sequence ATGAAAGCAACATTCACGAAATTAAAAGTAGCAAGTCTCGCTGTTTCCGCTGCACTGGCTGGCCTGGCGCTGAATGCAAATGCGCAAGTGTCTGGTGACACGGTCAAGATAGGTTTTATCACCGATATTTCCGGTCTGTATTCTGATATCGATGGTCAGGGCGGTGCAGAAGCTATCAAGATGGCGATTGCCGATTTTGGCGGCACAGTACTGGGCAAGAAAATCGAACTGGTCACAGCCGACCATCAAAACAAGGCCGATATTGCAGCCAGTCGTGCCCGTGAATGGTTTGACCGCGATGGCGTCGATATGCTGATAGGCGGTACCAATTCCGGTACTTCTTTGTCCATGTCCAAAGTGGCTGCTGAAAAGAAACGTATCTTCATTTCCATCGGCGCCGGCACAGCCCGCCTGACGAATGAAGAATGTACAGCCAATACCATCCATTATGCCTACGACACCGTGGCACTGGCCAAGGGCACGGGTTCTGCTGTTGTCAAACAGGGTGGCAAGAGCTGGTATTTCCTGACTGCCGATTATGCCTTTGGTGCTTCACTGGAAAGCGACACTGCCAATGTTGTCAAAGCCAATGGCGGTACGGTGGCGGGCTCGGTCAAACATCCTTTGTCAGCATCTGACTTTTCTTCTTTCCTGTTGCAGGCACAGGCTTCCAAGGCGCAAATCCTGGGCCTGGCAAATGCTGGTGGCGATACCATCAATGCCGTAAAAGCGGCGAATGAATTTGGCATTACCAAGACCATGAAACTGGCTGGCTTGCTGATGTTTATCAATGACATCCACTCGCTGGGTCTGAATGCCACGCAAGGTATGTACCTGACTGATAGCTGGTACTGGAACCAGAACGAAGAAGCGCGCAAATGGTCGCGCCGCTATTTTGAAAAAATGAAGAAAATGCCCTCCAGTCTGCAAGCCGCTGATTACTCAGCGACCCTGACTTACCTGAATGCCGTCAAGGCAGCCGGTACGGATGACACAGCCAAGGTCATGGAAAAACTGAAGGCTGCCAAGGTCAATGACATCTATGCGAAAAATGGTTACATCCGTGGCGACGGCAGCATGATCCATGACATGTATCTCATGCAGGTAAAGACCAGCGCTGAGTCGAAAGAACCTTGGGATTATTACAAGGTGGCGCAGACTATTCCGGGTGAACAAGCCTTCACGACTAAATCAGAATCCAAGTGCTCCCTCTGGAAATAA
- a CDS encoding ABC transporter ATP-binding protein — MSATSKNTSTNPALEITGLQAWYGESHILHDVNLKVNQGEVVTILGRNGAGRTTTMRAIMGLTGARKGSIKINGQEAIHLPTYKVAHLGVGYCPEERGIFSSLSTEENLMLPPSVSKDDQGMSVAEIYEMFPNLAERKNSQGTRLSGGEQQMLAVARILRTGARLLLLDEISEGLAPVIVQALARMITMLKSKGYTIVMVEQNFRFAAPLADRFYVMEHGQIVESFASAQLQEKMPVLNELLGV, encoded by the coding sequence ATGAGTGCCACGAGTAAAAATACGAGTACAAATCCGGCACTGGAAATTACCGGCCTGCAAGCCTGGTATGGTGAATCGCATATCCTGCATGACGTGAACCTGAAAGTGAACCAGGGCGAAGTCGTGACCATACTCGGTCGTAACGGTGCCGGGCGTACCACGACCATGCGCGCCATCATGGGCCTGACTGGTGCACGCAAAGGCTCGATCAAGATCAATGGACAAGAGGCTATCCACCTGCCAACTTATAAGGTTGCTCATCTGGGCGTAGGTTATTGCCCGGAAGAGCGGGGGATATTTTCATCCTTATCCACAGAAGAAAATCTGATGCTGCCACCCTCGGTATCGAAAGATGACCAGGGTATGTCGGTTGCCGAGATTTACGAGATGTTCCCCAATCTGGCAGAACGTAAAAACAGCCAGGGCACACGCCTGTCTGGCGGTGAACAACAGATGCTGGCAGTTGCTCGTATCTTGCGCACGGGTGCCCGCCTGTTGCTGCTAGATGAAATTTCCGAAGGCCTGGCACCGGTCATCGTGCAGGCTTTGGCGCGCATGATCACGATGCTCAAATCCAAGGGTTATACCATCGTCATGGTTGAACAGAATTTCCGCTTTGCTGCTCCGCTGGCGGACAGGTTTTATGTCATGGAGCATGGGCAGATCGTCGAGAGTTTTGCGTCTGCGCAATTGCAGGAAAAAATGCCGGTCCTGAATGAATTATTGGGCGTGTAA